One genomic region from Epinephelus fuscoguttatus linkage group LG6, E.fuscoguttatus.final_Chr_v1 encodes:
- the slc25a25a gene encoding calcium-binding mitochondrial carrier protein SCaMC-2-A, protein MLGLCLYVPVSNSDQVEVEYFESNGLPSELKSLFNKLSLFLPSQEFSTYQRWRKKAGKGAENVSDGQLDFDEFVHYLQDYEKDLKLVVKSLNRKNAGQVDLKEFMQSLQDLGVHISPQHAENALKSMDKNGVITISSKDWSKYTMPEKTESSPEIILYWKHSTIFDVGENLMVPDEFTIEEKQTGMWWRHLVAGGGAGAVSRTCTAPLDRLKVMMQVYGSRTNNMCILTGMMQMIKEGGTRSLWRGNGVNIIKIAPESALKFMAYEQIKRLIGSEQETLHIAERFVAGSLAGVIAQSTIYPMEVLKTRLALRTTGQYSGIADCAKQIFRREGLSAFYKGYVPNMLGIIPYAGIDLAVYETLKNSYLQQYGTNSADPGIFVLLACGTVSSTCGQLASYPLALVRTRMQAQAATEKNQQVTMTGLFRQIVQSEGPMGLYRGLTPNFLKVIPAVSISYVVYEQLKTQLGVKSR, encoded by the exons ATGCTCGGCCTGTGCCTTTACGTCCCGGTGTCCAACTCGGACCAGGTTGAAGTGGAATACTTTGAGTCTAACGGACTCCCGTCGGAGCTGAAGTCTCTCTTTAACAAGCTGAGCCTGTTCCTGCCTTCCCAGGAGTTTTCAACCTACCAACGATGGCGAAAG aaAGCGGGAAAAGGAGCAGAAAATGTCTCAGACGGACAGCTGGACTTTGACGAGTTTGTTCACTATCTACAAGACTACGAGAAAGACCTGAAACTTGTGGTGAAAAGCCTCAACAGGAAGAATGCAG GCCAAGTTGATCTGAAGGAGTTCATGCAGTCCCTTCAGGACCTCGGCGTGCATATTTCCCCGCAGCATGCAGAGAACGCCCTTAAGAG CATGGATAAGAATGGAGTGATAACCATCAGCAGCAAAGACTGGAGCAAGTACACCATGCCAGAGAAGACTGAGAGCAGTCCAGAGATCATCCTCTACTGGAAACACTCCACG ATCTTCGATGTGGGTGAGAATCTGATGGTGCCTGATGAGTTCACCATagaggagaagcagacaggaatGTGGTGGAGGCACTTGGTTGCaggtggaggagctggagcGGTTTCAAGAACCTGCACGGCTCCGCTGGACAGACTCAAAGTCATGATGCAG GTTTATGGATCCCGAACCAACAACATGTGCATCCTGACTGGGATGATGCAGATGATCAAAGAAGGCGGCACGAGGTCACTGTGGCGAGGAAATGGCGTCAACATCATCAAAATAGCACCCGAGTCGGCGCTCAAGTTTATGGCATATGAGCAG ATTAAACGCTTAATCGGCAGCGAACAGGAGACTCTGCACATCGCGGAGAGATTTGTTGCTGGATCTCTGGCTGGAGTGATCGCTCAGAGCACCATCTACCCCATGGAG GTCCTGAAGACCCGTCTGGCTCTGAGGACGACGGGGCAGTACTCCGGTATCGCAGACTGTGCGAAGCAGATTTTCAGAAGAGAAGGACTTTCAGCATTTTACAAAGGCTACGTCCCAAACATGTTGGGCATCATCCCCTACGCAGGCATCGACCTGGCAGTGTACGAG aCACTGAAGAACAGCTACCTGCAGCAGTACGGCACCAACAGCGCCGACCCAGGCATCTTCGTCCTCCTGGCTTGTGGCACCGTGTCCAGCACCTGTGGTCAGCTCGCCAGCTATCCTCTGGCTCTGGTCCGCACACGCATGCAAGCACAAG CTGCGACAGAAAAAAACCAGCAGGTGACAATGACGGGCCTCTTCAGACAGATCGTGCAGTCTGAGGGCCCGATGGGGCTCTACAGAGGCCTGACCCCCAACTTCCTCAAAGTCATCCCTGCTGTCAGCATCAGCTACGTGGTGTACGAGCAACTGAAGACACAGCTAGGCGTGAAATCGCGCTGA